The DNA sequence gccccccccacccccctacaACAGTGCCACTTTGAAGTGATCGCGCATCGCGACAAGCTTGGAGAGGCCGGTTTTCACGCCTACCATTTCTAGCCACCCTAAAGCTGTGACCTaggcgttgcgccgctaagccagGGGGTGTGGGTTGGAATGCCAGCCGAGGCGGGCGCATTTCCACGGCGACGAAATGCAATAAGTGTagcgtaccgtgcattgtgtgGAAGTTGAAAGAAcgcccaggtagtcaaaattaatcgggagtctgCCACTACGACGTCCCTGATAATTATATCGTCGTTTCTGCTTGTAAAACCGAAGGATTTATTATAATTCACCTTAAACAATCAATCTATTCGCAGCAAAGCACTCATCCTAAAATTCCGACATTTTCTGTCCCAACCCAGATCTAATCGGGTCCGCACTGCCCCATCTGTTACGAATTACGGAAAAACATTATCCAATGCTTTCCCCTAGACAGTTGTTAGTAAGGtaaatagcattatttgcctttATTCAGCCATTTCGATTCTTTCTGTCCGTCTGTGCGTCCGTCTGTACGTCCGTctgtacgtccgtccgtccgtccgtctgtacgTCCGTCTGtacgtccgtctgtccgtctgtacgtccgtccgtccgtccgtccgtctgtctgtctgtctgtctgtctgtctgtctgtctgtctgtctgtctgtctgtctgtctgtctgtctgtctgtctgtctgtcggtccgtccgtccgtccgtccgtccgtccgtccgtccgtctgtctgtctgtctgtctgtctgtctgtctgtctgtcggtccgtccgtctgtctgtctgtctgtctgtctgtctgtctgtctgtctgtctgtctgtctgtctgtctgtctgtctgtctgtctgtctgtaatcTTACGCCGTCCCAGTGGCGGAAGTAGTCTACCTCTGCTAGAGCCCCTAGGTATGTGCTACTTTCATTCCTGATGACGCaaggaaaccaagcctgatgccacgaATGCTCAGAAATCTATTAGTTAGAGCAAATAATGCTCCCGCACACCTTTTTTGATGTACCGTGGCGCTGAGGCGTTTCTTGtacaatgtaggagaatacattgtaaagacagaggtgtACGGTTGGGTGCATctgttctaagttcatcaacttgaattgcgtCAAGAAAACTTGTGTGAgtattcgcacctgctttattaggTGCCTACTGCACCATCAATATACAGGCGGTCTTCTTTAACAGCACCAAATATTAAGgaatagatcaatgtaaatcttcctgacattattatcattcgagtgttcaggtagtaacctccggatacggagcaagttgagcagttgtgtgcgCAATTTACGAATGTATGTTAATTGTcacttaaataattttttttgggtggctaaagcaaatTAGCAGTTTGGAGCCTGTCTTCGACATATTGTAGTTGAGCGAATTTATGCTTATTAATCATGCTTCTGTAAGCGCTAAGAACAAATATTTCGTAATTAACCGTTCTCTGAAAGCCTAACTGACGCGGAAAAGGATCGTGGGTAACATCGAAttgaccgcttccagcctttcgAGATATTGCGATGAATGGCACGGCTCAGTGAGCATGTTCCACCCAGACGACTGTCGATATTTATTCACATCATTTTTCCGAaggcaagccgtttaaagttgaaatgtcaatgtagcaacgaacgtgcgctgccgaaagcgtGCTTGGTCACATAAACAATGCACGATTGAATGATAAAGAAGACTGAGCGCGTCATTGCTCTCAAGGCATTGCGCTGCCACCaacggaagcaagataacgaagttgaactgcttggcagctTCGTACGGGGCCTTGCCCGCCAAGGGCGGCAATACTGACGTCACAGGCGCTTTTTTTggcggtttcgctttcagaaagagataatgctacaaattcagtgtcattcgttcttgtcgcggggatttaaacacgggttttaatggtctccacatcgcgtttgtttacaagagtaggtgtaagcaggaaaatgttaaCTCACACCCGAAAAAACAGAAACACCctcgcacgcacacgcactctctctccctcgcacgagcacacactctcttcctcacaAGCACTCACACGCTCTCTCCATCGCACGCACATATaaccatgcgcacacaaacacgcacacttttgtccgcaggcatgcatgctgaaagaCGAACACGCACGGTCGCACACGTGCACATTCacacgccgccatgcatgcgccgcaagcacgcaagcgcacgcacacatgcactaacacgcagatgcaggcatgcacacacaccgCGAGCACTCACACACGCATATACGCACTCGCGTGCAAGCGTATGCAAATAtggaggcactagcacgcgcacacactctccccttacacgcacacacacgcacagtctctctctccctcgcgcatACGCACGCTCTTtctccctcgcacacacacacacactttctgtCTCCCCCGCACAAAACCCACTCTCCCTCACAacacgtactctctctccatccgtcatacgcacgcacgcacacacacacacatacacacacactatacgcacgcacaggcatccatgcgcacacaaacacgcacacatttgttcGCAATCGTGCATGCTGAAATTCTAAAACACGTTGACACGCGTACACATTCACACACGgccacgcatgcaccgcaagcgcacgcacacaccgcgaacgctcacacacgcatacacgcactcgcgcgcatgcaaacgcaaatacggaggcacgcACCCGCACAATCATACACACAGCGCACAGGCCCATACAACCATACCCAGGCGCGCTCAAGACATGCACGCGCATAACCCctctgtaccatctcggctgcttctcaaaaacctgcgcgtgctaacaggctgcataacactccctccACCATTAccttggccacggcggccgcatttcgatgggggtgaaatgcgaaaacacccgtgtacttagatttaagtagACGCTGTCGGACGGTCCAATGACTCCACGCTTTAGTATGCCACCTACCtgctcatcaatgacgcgtcATTCTGTCGACGATACGCCGTATGGTCACTGCCGTAGCGGCGAGTGGGAACTGATGTCAAtccggtgacatacagtcgtcgttcggcccaCAGAAGTGTTATGGCTGTaaaaagcagggcgaaatttctcgaggagacggaGAAGGCCATGGCGTTGCTTGTGGTTTAAGCGTTGTCAAtgacgtggctgaaaacgtcttcaggcgatgtggcagttacgggactacagtagaggatgttgacctctgacgatccaaTAGAAAGTTCCAACGTTGTAATGGTGTCGTAAGGCTCCCcagtgccgagagattcaccgcgaagcaactTAATCTGGAATGGGAAGTGGTTGTATACAGGACGATGATTCGCACCAGCTTGAAGGCCAAGCTGCACAGTTGGGAGTGATGAGACGTGGCGATGAAGAAAAGCAGTGGAAGGTgtgaagagtacggtagagtCGGAGGCCATGGAACAAGATACAGatgccagaacggatgcgtgcAGAGGTGTTTGGATGTCGTCggtgagggacaacttggtgcaggaaagcgaaacgtGATCAGATATagcattgccaagcgaagagaaggcgacttctgcacggcaaCAATCAATGATagcttggtgacgggagagaaaatcccaaattaatatataataataGTAAAGCATATGAGGTCAACTATTCATAAGCTGGATACCACTGTATCGTACTTGTTAACTAAAACCGACGACTTGGAAATATAGAAATGGTAGGAATAACTTACTTAATTACGGCATAAAGGAAGAGGAAAGGGAAACAGAGACGGAACTGACGGACAAAATAACAAAGggcatttttggcgaaaaactgGGAGTTACGATAAAGAGCATGCAAAGATGCCACCGAATAGGTAGGAAATCAAACAGGAATCGTCCTGTCATCATAAATCTACATGACTACCGAGAGAAGACTTCAATATTGAAGGCATGCCTGAAATTGAAAGGTTCAGAATATTCAGTCAGTGAAGACTACTCGAAAATAATTCGTGATgaaagaaattatgggaaagtgcACCATAGGAAAGGAATAATGGCGCTAAAGTTAAGCTGGTTTTTGAGAAGGTAAGTATTAACGGTGATAGTTTGGATGGTATAATTTAAAAAACAAACGATATAAAATCCCGAAGAACCATCAATGACACCACAATGAGACCAGTCCTGCATTCAACATCTTAGACATAAACTGTCGTAGCGTCGTCAATAAAGCTGTGAAACTTGAGGGCATGCTGTTCCCTCATGACGCAGACGTTGCCATGCTTACGGAGACGTGGTTGAGCAGTGAAATATAGGACAGTGAGTTTGTTCCTAAGGGCTATGAGGTATTTCAGGGTGACCGCGACAGAAGAGGTGTAGGAGTGGCCATTTTGTACAATTCATCAATACAACTTTTTAAAATGCCTGATGCGCAAGATATTGAAGCTGTCTTTTGCAAAGCATACATCAACAAGGCCCGTTTCATCCTTGGCGTTCTTTATAGGCCTCCAAACTCTTCTGTTGCAGTACCTGAGAACTTAATAGAATATATGCACTGCCATGTAAAATCGGATGACTGAATACTACTGGCAGGGGACTTTAATTTACCAAGCGTTGATTGGCACACCTTTTTACTGCACTCTGTTCACAGTGTTGATAACACAATCTTTGATATTATACGGACCTCCACCATGtacagctgctggcaatcgctgggtgaTTGTAAGTATAGACCACCTCACGTGGTAGGCAGAAACGGCAGCTCTACCAGATGAGACGGCACGTGACGTTGTCTCCTTCTTGTCTGaacgcttcgttctacgtcacgaCGCTTCTCGCGAACTCCTTAGCGACCGAGGCCGCGTttttctcgccgatgtcattcaagaacttctcgctgaatgctgCGTTATCCACCGCTGTACCACCGCATGTCACCCACAAACAAATATATTGACAGAGCGCATTAACCGAACtattggcgacatgctttcgatgtatgtcgccttGCCGCACCAACcgggacctcatccttccctatgtcacgtacgcctacaatacGACACCCCAGTtaacgacgggcttttctcccttctttctactATATGGCTGCGAACCATCGTTTCCCATTGACCCTATTGTTCCTTACCCTCCCGACTTATCAGACGGTACACCGGTTGCCGAcgccgcccggtatgcagaagaatgtcagcaactagctcgctcccttacaacACAAGAACAAgtgctacagaaatttcgtcatgacgacggaccccaccaccagttttcgcctgacgctctcgtTTGGATGTaggtgcctcctacttcgacaccgggtgtctcctccaagtttgtatcTCGATACCATGGACCCTACCCGGTTCTACAGgaaacttctccggtgaactacgtcaTCGAACATGTGACGCCCCCTACAGACCTGCGTCGctgaggcagcaaaactgtgcgcgtagatcggctcaagccgtatcagGAGCTcttcgtcctcacgacgccttaggcctcctgtgcggctccgtcttcaaGCAGGGAAGAAGTTGCAAGGAAGAAGTAcgccgtgcagagctccgcagccggatcgctagcgctactgaagtggggctcgagCTAGACGCTGTTCCTTGTGTGACTGgataagcctacgctgttgcgtctccCTGTCGGCGTCCTTCGTGCCGTCCACAGcggtgtcggacttctttgccataatattattacgtaggaagacgcagacgaaaagctatttacaagtatatttacaaggaaatacgccgcacttggccaagaggagACAGcgcgcgctagcctctaatcatcgtcgtcgtattcaccctgctcgcctctttgtcatcgcaaatactgttccgtagcactacccccggcggcaaaagcgccgtcccagaGCGACTAAGCACCGGACTCGGAAGCATTgcagtaggccttgagcctactgacgtgcacaacatGACTAGATGCCAGCgcagaggacgaggttgaacgcacaggagcaatttcgtacgtcacaggcgtcacctggcgcagcacgcggtagggcccggtgtatcgcgaaaggagctgctctgaaagtccgacgtgacgagatgGCGACCACAGGGCACCGGGCACCGGGCGACCACAGGGCACCGGGCGAAAACTGTATGTTACGGTgccgggcgttgtactgacgctgctgagcggtttgcgaggccgtcagttgAGTACGGGAAAGCTGGCGTGCACGGTCGGCGAGGGCCATGGCGTCACGTGCAtgctcgcttgttgagatcgcaacAGGAGGAactgccgtgtcaaggggcaacgtcacttcgcgaccgtacagtagataaaattgagaaaatccggcggtgtcatgccgggaagaatGATATGAAAATGTGACGCAAGCAAGGGCAATGTCGCAGTCGTGGTGGACCTTGGAAAcctacttggacagcatatcggtaagagccATCTATGGCACCACAGCTTACATACAAGCTGGACCAAGGGGAGACATAGAGGGCCTCCAGGCAGTGACCTTTGAAGACGGCACAACTACCTACATCTCCACGACAACTGCTCAGCAGTTGTTCGGCTCTGATGTGTCGGAGGCTACACTTGGGTTAAAAAGCATTGCTGCTCAGGCTTCAGGTGACAACAATCAAGAAGAGACTGGTGAAAGATATACAAATATTGTTCACATAACAAATAGGGGCTCCAGCATTGGGACACGAGTTGAAAAAGCCTTTATGTGTGCTTTTGAAGGCTGTGGCAAAATGAACATTACACCCCACCACCTCAAGGTGCATAGGCGCACACACTCGGGTGATCGACCGTTCAAGTGCCTGGTGGTCGACTGCAACAAGAGCTTCGTTACTGGCTATCGCCTGAAGAGCCACACATGCGTCCACACAGGCGAGACGCCCTACCGGTGCACACATGATGGCTACACCAAGACTTTCAAGACTTCTAGAGACCTGCAAAAGCATGTTCGCACACatacgggggggggggaacggcCTTTCAAGTGCCCTTTTGAGGATTGCACTCGTGCCCTCACCACCTCAAATATCCGAAAGgtacacatgcgcacacacactgGCGAGCGACCTTACGTCTGCAAAGAGAACTGCGGACGTTCCTTTGCCAGTGTCACAAACTACAAGAATCACATTTGCATTCACACAGGCGATAAGCCATACGTGTGCTTGGTGGCATCCTGCGGTAAGCGCTTCACTACATGCTCATCCCTGTACAAGCACCATGTGGTGCACACACACAGTAAGCCGTACATGTGCAACCTGTGCGGAAAGAACTACCGGCAGACCTCCACTCTGGTTATGCAGAAACCGACAGCCCACGGCTTGCTCATGGACGACCCCCACCTTGAACTGGGTGTGGAGGAAGAGCTGGAAGCAGACCTGGATGAAGTAGAAACTATCCAAGACGTAGAGGTCATGCATGAGCCAAAGCCAGACGAAGACGCCGTAGGGCGGCGAACATGTCCAGCACGGCTGCCACTACGACAACCTTGGTGGTGCGGCAGGCGGGCTCTGCAGCTGGTGATACCCTGCCGCTCCATCAGATATGTTGCGTAGGAAGCCGCAGACGGAAAGCTATTTAaaagcattatcatcatcatcatcatcaatatatacatatatatatattcctgcgGAACACtttttgcgatgacaaagaggcgagcagggtgaagacgacgacgacgataagaggctggcgcgggctgttgcctcttggccaagcaacagcgcgcgcattcgatcccatagatgagatgaatatatatatatatatatatatatatatatatatatatatatatatatatatatatatatatatatatatatatatatatatatatatatcatcagcttagttacgcccactgcagggcaaaggcctctcccatacttctccaactaccccggtcatgtactaattgtggccatgttgtccctgcaaacgtcttaatgtcatccgcccacctaactttctgccgccctctgctacgcttcccttcccttggaatccagtccgtaacccttaatggccatcggttatcttccctcctcattacatgtccggcccatgccccatttctttttcctgatttcaactaacgtgtcatttacccgcgtttgttccctcacccaatctgctcttttcttatcccttaacgttacacccaccattcttctttccatagctcgctgcgtcatcctcaatttcagcagaacccttttcgcaagcctccaggtttctgccccatatgtgagtactggtaacatacagctgttacacactttcctcttgagggatagtggcaacctgctgttcatgatttgagaatgccttttcagtctcatgatccggatccgtggtcactacctgccttaagtagatgtattcccttaccacttccagtgcctcgctacctatcgtaaactgctgttctcttccgagactgttcaacattactttagttttctgcagattaattttcagacccacccttctgctttgcctctccaggtcagtgagcatgcattgcaattggtctcctgagttactaagcaaggcaatatcatcagcgaatcgcaagttgctaaggaaTTCTCCCCAatttaacttttatccccaattcttcccactccaggtctctgaatacctgctgtaaacatgctgtgaatagcattggagagatcgtatctccctgtctcacgcctttcttcattgggattttgttgctttctttgtggaggactacggtggctgtggagccgctatagatatcttccaatatttttacatatggctcatctacaccctgattccgtaatgcctccatgactgctgaggtttcgactgaatcaaatgctttctcgtaaccaatgaaagctatatataagggttggttatattctgcatatttctctatcacttgattgatattgtgaatatggtctattgttaagtagcctttacggaatcctgcctggtcctttggttgacagaggtctaaggtgttcctgattctatttgcgattaccttagtaaacactttgtaggcaaaggacagtaagctgatcggtctataatttttcaagtctttggcgtcccctttcttatggattagggttatgttagcgttcttccaagattccgctacgTTCGAGGTCgcgaggcattgtgtatatagggcggcaaATTTTTCTAGGACactgttcccaccatccttcagcaaatctgctgttacctgatcctccccagctgccttccccctttgcatagctcctaaggctttctttacttcttctggcgttacctgtgggatttcgaattcctctaggctattatCTCTTCctctatcgtcgtgggtgccactggtactgtgtaaatctctatagaactcctcagccacttgaactatctcatccatattagtaacgatattgctggctttgtctcttaacccacacatctgattcttgcctattcctagtttcttcttcactgcgtttaggcttcctccgttcctgagagcctgttcaattctatccattttatagttccttatgtccgctgtcttacgcttgttgattaacttagaaagttctgccagttctattctagctgaagggttagaggctttcatacattggcgtttcttgatcagatctttcgtctcctgcaatagcttactggtttcctgtctaacggcgttaccaccgacttctattgcgcactccttaatgatgcccataagattgtcgttcattgctcttcctgagttaaagccgaatacctgttctgtagcttgatccggaattcctctattttccctcttaccgctaactcattgattggctccttatgtaccagtttcttccgttccctcctcgagTCAAGGCTAATTggtgttcttaccatcctgtggtcactgcagcgcaccttgccgagcacgtctacatcttctatgatgccagggttcgcgcagagtatgaagtcgatttaatttctagtctcaccattcgggctcctccacgtccactttcggctaacccgcttgcggaaaaaggtattcattatccgcatattatactgttctgcaaactctgctaataactctcctctgctattcctagagcctatgccatattcgcccactgacttgtctccagcctgcttcttgcctaccctggcattgaagtcgcccatcagtatagtgtattttgtattgactttacccatcgccaattcctcgtcttcataaaagctttcgacttcctggtcatcatgactgcatgtaggggcatagacttgtactaccttcaatttgtacctcttaagtttcacaacaagacctgccaccctcttgttaatgctatagaattcctgtatgttaccagctttttccttattaatcaggaatccgactcctagttctcgtctctccgctaagacccggtagcacagtacatgccagctttttagcactgtatatgcttctttgatcctcctaacctcactgagccctattatatcccatttactcccCTCTAaatcctccaataacactgctagactcgcctctctagataacgttctaacgttaaacgttgccaggttcagattccaatggcggcctgtccggagccaggtattcttagcaccctctgctgcgtcacagatctgaccgccgccgtggtcagttgcttcgcggctgctggagactgagggccggggtttgattgttgtattcatgtaggaggttatggccaagtactgcaccagggcggccaatcctgctctggtgagggagtgcgttaccggttctggtcaccgggatcaggccgcactccaggcctgtttgtgcgattttctcaacacacggtttttttggtattttccggtggagaattgcgcggcaccgggatttgaaccacggacctcttgcatgggagccggatactctaccgtccccgcaggagttaaattaaaaaattaaattatggggttttacatgagaaaaccactttctgattatgaggcgcgccgtagtggaggactccggaaatttcgaccacctggggttcattaacatgcacctaattctaagtacacgggtgttttcgcatttcggccccatcggaatgcggccgccgtggccgggattcgatcccgtgacctcgtgctcagcagtctaacaacatagccactgagcaaccacggcgggtcccgcaggagttgtacgcctcatttaacctacagtggtgccttatttgatcagtcaaggtcgaccaatctgagctcggttataccgcacggatggcactcggctagaggccctggtatttatgacctgcacatgtgtggccatgcataattgaggatatataatttttttaggagggttatCGTACactgataaaataaaaaaaagacattaaaaaaaaagaaaagaaaggggaagaaaaggaagagaacaggcgatttgaactcgtgacccttggatgttgcccggagagatagctcagtcggttggttcgtgaggccccaggttactttgaagcgccaTACCTCCTGcaccgagcctcatacttacgtgaaaagggactgatgttgtccgcgatggtcgagtggttgcaaggaatactttcttggaaaaatggcctcCCGTGGAGAACAGCggactcgagcggctttagagactacgaaaagcttgatcacgtgctcggcgagcgcgtgatcgaatgcgcgcgctgttgctttgtctctgcgt is a window from the Dermacentor variabilis isolate Ectoservices chromosome 3, ASM5094787v1, whole genome shotgun sequence genome containing:
- the LOC142573867 gene encoding uncharacterized protein LOC142573867, which encodes MSQSWWTLETYLDSISVRAIYGTTAYIQAGPRGDIEGLQAVTFEDGTTTYISTTTAQQLFGSDVSEATLGLKSIAAQASGDNNQEETGERYTNIVHITNRGSSIGTRVEKAFMCAFEGCGKMNITPHHLKVHRRTHSGDRPFKCLVVDCNKSFVTGYRLKSHTCVHTGETPYRCTHDGYTKTFKTSRDLQKHVRTHTGGGERPFKCPFEDCTRALTTSNIRKVHMRTHTGERPYVCKENCGRSFASVTNYKNHICIHTGDKPYVCLVASCGKRFTTCSSLYKHHVVHTHSKPYMCNLCGKNYRQTSTLVMQKPTAHGLLMDDPHLELGVEEELEADLDEVETIQDVEVMHEPKPDEDAVGRRTCPARLPLRQPWWCGRRALQLVIPCRSIRYVA